Below is a genomic region from Pleuronectes platessa chromosome 18, fPlePla1.1, whole genome shotgun sequence.
CCAGGAACTAGTTTTGCTCAAGCAGGAGATTGATATACTGTGTAGAGGTTTTGTGCACCAGATGGAGGGGTGagatatttaaatttgtttgtcAAGTAGACTGTCCCCAGGCATGTAAACATCCTACACTCTCAGCTGTGTTGTCATGGAGCTGGGAGAGGGTTGTTTACGCTTCTGGTGATGGAGAAACCTCATCAAGATGAAGCCCTGCTCATTTATGAGACCGAATGACACAGGTCAGTGTTCAccgataaaaacattttaaagaattgGTAGACGAATTGGTTCAAGCCCCCATGCCATCAAACATTTAACCTGCTGATCTAAGTCTGAGTCTTTAGTTTTATTATGGAATTAAAACATTGGAGTTACAAACATTTTAGCTCCTGGCTTGTCAGAGTTAAACATATGTTCAGCGTTGTCCAGGCCGGCGGTGAATGGTATTGACCAGTATGATGCCTGTAATGGAGCTTACATCCAGATTACATTACTCCTCCTCGGCTACATCCCATCAGTTATTTATCAGAGGGACTCCCTCTTCCGTTACACCTgcaaaaataattcatggagaTGTAATGGACTGATAGGCCTtcttctgtttgtgtatgtgtgtgtttgttttgtttctcatcTTCAGGAGGAGATGCGTCAGTCAGTAGCTCCTGCAGAGCCGGTGCAGTACTACTTCACCCTGGCCCAGCAGCCCGGAGCCGTGCAGGTGCAGGGAACACAACAAGTGCAGCAACAGGGCGCACAGACGGCCACGACCATCCAGCCTGGACAGATCATCATCGCACAGCCACAGCAAGGACAGGTACTACTTGCACCTTGTTTTAAGAGCTCTCCACAGGGTTTGCCACAAAGCACTTCGTAGaacaaaggacacacacataatTAAAAGGGCAGCTACTAAATTCAACCACAGCTGTATTATGAGAATTACAGGCATTATTATGACAGTGTGAAGAAATACAGCCAATAACTTCAGAACTGCACTGCAAGAAAAATATAGTGCATCAGTATCCTAATAGGGTTAACTGCACAAACCCGTGCGTGTTTGTGTAACGATTGGAGGATTACCTCTCTCCGGTTGTGTTAAGTAGCACATTCTAAACTCCACTCACTCCTGGGAATCGTGCTGTAAAAGGCTTTTTGCTGGCTCATCGCCATGCCTGGCTTTATTGACATTATTGGAACCTGATCAATCTCACCGCAACCCATtatcttttatttacttttacaaCTTATGTTCATAGACATAAAAAAAACCCTCTTGTGGTTGATTAAAATGTCGGCTATCAGGTTAGATGCATACATTGTTGTATTTCTGAAATAATGTTATTAACAATGTTTTGCTTTAtacatgaaataaatgtttgattatcTTAACAAAATGTGAATAATCTAGTACAGCTACAGAAGAAAAAGCTGAAAGAAACCAAAAGTGGAAATCAATAACTGTTTCTTAATGGAACCTctagcccacacacacacactcacacagaaacagacagacacatacttACTCACACAGAGCCGACGAGCGGAGAGGAATTCTCCACAGTGCTTCATTTAAAACAGTaagataataaaaacacataattaGGAATGCATTCAGTAATCTCTCTTTCTAATGATCTCGTTCCGATTACTTTTGCTCGTAAGCGCCTCCTCTGACCAGCTTAGTCTCTGCACGTCATGTAGCTGTGCTGCTGGGCTGCTGTGGTGCTTCATGCTGCTTCAGCAGACTGCCTTTAGCTGAGCTGTCATTGTCAGTTAGACCTGGCCTGATTcaccagtgctgctgctgctgcagtcccCGCTGAGTACAGGGAGGTCACACTGTGACACTCACCTTACATAGACCTAATAGTAGTCTATTTACAAGGTAACACTTTGAAAGAATAGGCCTTTAGGTACTCTGTGAAAgcttaacatttttttaatctattttacTGACTTCCAGTAAGTGTTTGCAATCCATCTTCCGTGTGTTACACAAACATGAAGTGTTCCTTGATATAAAGAGATCAGGATCCCGTCAACTCCATCCTCTTGGGTACAATAGATTGGTGGAGTGAGTTGTTAGCACAAGGCCTTGTAGAAGTTTGAAGAACATAAAAAAGGGAGTTTTGAATGGTGAAAGGTTCACCAAATGTCTCATAAGACATATGAAACCTAAGCTGGCTTAAACCGGAccttatgtgtttttttcattttactcaGCCTCTCTATCATTTCTCTTGTTTTACTTGCACATCTCATGACCACGCTCGCAGGTGCTGTTTCCTGCTAATGTCACTGTTTTGCTGCATTAGCATTGAAGCTCTCTGTGTATACACTCCGCATACGCTTGCATTCATGTGTTAGGCTATTGCTGCCGCTGCTTTTCTCACTGTGTCTTTCTCTTATTTTCCCATTCTACTCTGGTCGGCCATCAGATGCTGCAAGGTGCCACCATGCAGCAGTTACAGCAAGTGCAGGTGCAATCACAGGGCACACCCATCACGGTAAACACGCATGCACAAATGCTTTTTAAATCTTCACTAACCACTCACAAAGACAGATAGAGGCCAACCCTCCTGCCTATGAGCTCTGTCCTGCTCAGCTGACTGAGGTCTATAGAGGAGGAAGCAGCATGAGATCAGGTGACCTTTCCTGGatagtgtgacagacagaggagaacaaaacCTGCATTGTCACCTTATGTCcccattttgtttttgtctttctgaTGATCTTCAAACTGACTTTTAATACTTAGGGAAACATGCTTTTGTCCCTCTGGTTAAAATCACATTCCAGGGGAGGTTGATCTCCAGGGCCTTTGCTTCATGTCTGTCTTACACTACAGGCCTTTACCAGGAGTTGTCCAACAGCTAATGttttgcttctctctctctttctgcttctgtctgccccttttcctgttttttctcttttctctttcctctcttttattttctctcgGTCAGAGTGCGCCGGTGGCCATGCAGGTGGGTGACGGCCAGCAGCTGCAGATCGTCCAGACCACAGCTCAGGGTCAAGCTCAGGCACAAGGCCAGGGTCAGACTATGCAGGTGATGCAGCAGATCATCACCAACACGGGAGAGATTCAGCAAATCCCGGTAAGAAATGGCATCAGGCAGGAACAGAAAACGGATAGGAGCTAGGGGAGAGGTTGGTGATGGAGCAAAGAAGGTTAAGCAGTGCATGGAAGGGTCAGGGAATTGCATGAGGCAAAGGATGGATCAGGTTTAACAGATTAAATGGCATAAGTTAAGCAAAGTCTGTTTGCTGCAAAAGATGAGATATGATAAGACTCCATTAAACCCGAAGCAGTGTGGGGTTTGACACTATGGGACTCTTTACTATCCATCCTTCAGTGCATTGATAGGAGTCAtcaaacatacattttattaaCTTCACCAGGGGAAAGTGAACGAGTCGTGCTGCTGCTTTCTAGAGCAGGAAAATGGCTGTGACCTCTGCGGTCGAAGGACCTTTTCTCTTAATCGAGCTTTGTCTCCCCCTTGTGTTGGTCGACCGCAGGTGCAACTAAACACGGGCCAGTTACAATACATCCGTCTAGCTCAGCCTGTCTCCGGAGCACAAGTGGTCCAAGGACAGATTCAGACTCTCGCCAATGCCCAGCAGGTAAATCAAGTTATCAATAAAAAGAGCATCCAGAAAGTAACTCCTTTTTTTATTGCTGAATTgttcaacttttttttgtttttgttttcagctcaCACAGGCAGATGTTCAGCAAGGACAGCAGTTCAACCAGTTTACTGATGGACAGGTAATAGTTTCAAAAAATATATCTAGTATGTCAATGCTAGATTTATTTCCCTGACTCACTGTCATTTGTAGCTTGTTGGTATTTTTTGCATTTCTCTTTTCAACTTGTGCATTCAGCGAGCTGCTGACATATGCAAAATGACACTACTCTAACTCATATTAAACCAGGAATTCCTCACAGAGATCAATGCCAAAATAGGCATTAATGAGTAATTAGTAGTTTCATCAGACTGATTATAGTCAGTATTTGACAGAAATGTTATGTAATGATCATAATTAAATGTTCTAtaccagtggttcccaaactttttacagtctcgtaccccttcagacattcaatctccagctacataccccccccgacgcacgtatacagcctataacacttgaaactttgaaattgtcagggatttcaggacttataataatcgtagatgacaaaataatgtcatctacgaaattcttaaggatcaattaatcgattgtcgattaattatgcccatccctagttttgactaacggtcactaacctacctgtaactttttttggcagtgtaattattttgctgaatatgggtatttttggcaatgcgagttggctattcagactatttaatattgcgcgattatttatagctcagtttgaaaatgtaatgggctttttcactttgaaaacgcagataaaatgttctccccacgtaccccctgaaccacttcgcgtaccccttggggtacatgtaccccagtttgggaaccgaggttCTATACTAATCAGATAAAGGATGCTTTGTCCTACCAGCTTAATGTAACCAACAACGTGTGAAAATCCAACGACACGTAAACCCTcaactcctctgtctctctgtttcacaGCAGTTGTATCAGATTCAGCAGGTGACCATGCCAGCAGGACAGGAGCTGACCCAGCAAATGTTCATTCAGTCCACCAATCAGACAGTTGACGCACAGGCCACGCAGGTCAGCACCGAATGAGCCCAACCAGGAACCTTTACTTCAAACCCACACGACAGACATCCCACACGCACCAGCCCATGCGACGCAGAAGGACGCCACCAGTCTTCACAGAGGATGCTCGACACGCCTCGATTTTAAGCACTGCTCCCTTTAGATGAGGGTCCTGTAATCTTGTAACAAAATTAGAACACTGGATCACAAACCAAAGGGACACTGATTGACTCTTTCAAAAACGCACGCTTCGATTACATTTTGTACTTCTGCCACCCACATCTGTAAAGACTTAATGCATCTCCTGCCCCAGTCTCTCCATCAACCAACTCTACCCTTCTTGTCTTTGTCTGAacttaagtatttaaaaaaaagagattcaAAAAAAGTGTTGAGCTTTATTCCCGCCATTGTTCTCCGTTTGGAAATGAATTCGAAaagtttctgtctctgtgaacATGATCTGGTCCGGGGGCCTCTGATTGACGGAAGCCGTGGGTTTCTTCATTCTCCCGTCACCTCCTGCTTTCCCCTCCGGTGACGGCGTTAATCATCCCCTCTTCattgtttgtcatttattgATGAATTGAATGAAGCCATATACCTCACATATCACTTTTTGCAGCAAAGAAGAAGTTCAATGATAATGATGATTTTCCTGTagtttctgtgttgtgttatgttCCGCAGTGATGAAGCATGACTTTATGTTGTAAGGGCTTCGACCTGTTCCTGTTACCTGTGTGATCGGTCATCGCTTCACCTCCATTGGttttctctgctca
It encodes:
- the nfyc gene encoding nuclear transcription factor Y subunit gamma isoform X3 yields the protein MSADAFGAGGSDAQQTLQSFWPRVMEEIRNLTVKDFRVQELPLARIKKIMKLDEDVKMISAEAPVLFAKAAQIFITELTLRAWIHTEDNKRRTLQRNDIAMAITKFDQFDFLIDIVPRDDLKPPKRQEEMRQSVAPAEPVQYYFTLAQQPGAVQVQGTQQVQQQGAQTATTIQPGQIIIAQPQQGQSAPVAMQVGDGQQLQIVQTTAQGQAQAQGQGQTMQVMQQIITNTGEIQQIPVQLNTGQLQYIRLAQPVSGAQVVQGQIQTLANAQQLTQADVQQGQQFNQFTDGQQLYQIQQVTMPAGQELTQQMFIQSTNQTVDAQATQVSTE
- the nfyc gene encoding nuclear transcription factor Y subunit gamma isoform X4 produces the protein MSADAFGAGGSDAQQTLQSFWPRVMEEIRNLTVDFRVQELPLARIKKIMKLDEDVKMISAEAPVLFAKAAQIFITELTLRAWIHTEDNKRRTLQRNDIAMAITKFDQFDFLIDIVPRDDLKPPKRQEEMRQSVAPAEPVQYYFTLAQQPGAVQVQGTQQVQQQGAQTATTIQPGQIIIAQPQQGQSAPVAMQVGDGQQLQIVQTTAQGQAQAQGQGQTMQVMQQIITNTGEIQQIPVQLNTGQLQYIRLAQPVSGAQVVQGQIQTLANAQQLTQADVQQGQQFNQFTDGQQLYQIQQVTMPAGQELTQQMFIQSTNQTVDAQATQVSTE
- the nfyc gene encoding nuclear transcription factor Y subunit gamma isoform X1, which produces MSADAFGAGGSDAQQTLQSFWPRVMEEIRNLTVKDFRVQELPLARIKKIMKLDEDVKMISAEAPVLFAKAAQIFITELTLRAWIHTEDNKRRTLQRNDIAMAITKFDQFDFLIDIVPRDDLKPPKRQEEMRQSVAPAEPVQYYFTLAQQPGAVQVQGTQQVQQQGAQTATTIQPGQIIIAQPQQGQMLQGATMQQLQQVQVQSQGTPITSAPVAMQVGDGQQLQIVQTTAQGQAQAQGQGQTMQVMQQIITNTGEIQQIPVQLNTGQLQYIRLAQPVSGAQVVQGQIQTLANAQQLTQADVQQGQQFNQFTDGQQLYQIQQVTMPAGQELTQQMFIQSTNQTVDAQATQVSTE
- the nfyc gene encoding nuclear transcription factor Y subunit gamma isoform X2, encoding MSADAFGAGGSDAQQTLQSFWPRVMEEIRNLTVDFRVQELPLARIKKIMKLDEDVKMISAEAPVLFAKAAQIFITELTLRAWIHTEDNKRRTLQRNDIAMAITKFDQFDFLIDIVPRDDLKPPKRQEEMRQSVAPAEPVQYYFTLAQQPGAVQVQGTQQVQQQGAQTATTIQPGQIIIAQPQQGQMLQGATMQQLQQVQVQSQGTPITSAPVAMQVGDGQQLQIVQTTAQGQAQAQGQGQTMQVMQQIITNTGEIQQIPVQLNTGQLQYIRLAQPVSGAQVVQGQIQTLANAQQLTQADVQQGQQFNQFTDGQQLYQIQQVTMPAGQELTQQMFIQSTNQTVDAQATQVSTE